A genomic segment from Syngnathus scovelli strain Florida chromosome 3, RoL_Ssco_1.2, whole genome shotgun sequence encodes:
- the gck gene encoding hexokinase-4 isoform X2 → MDKVDQILSELRLQKDELKEIMKRMRREMDRGLRLETHEAASVKMLPTYVCSTPEGSEVGDFLALDLGGTNFRVMLVKVGADEERSWKVETKNQMYSIPEDAMTGTAEMLFDYIAECMSNFLDQHNIKHKKLPLGFTFSFPVRHEDIDKGILLNWTKGFKASGAEGNNIVGLLRDAIKRRGDIEMDVVAMVNDTVATMISCYYEDRSCEVGMIVGTGCNACYMEEMRTVELVEGEEGRMCVNTEWGAFGDNGELEEFRLEYDRVVDETSINPGHQLFEKLISGKYMGELVRLVMMKLVNENLLFNGEASEMLKMRGSFESRHVSQVESDSGDRKHIYNILSSMGVRPSESDCDIVGLVCESVSTRSAHMCGAGLASVINLMRERRGLEDLNITVGVDGSVYKLHPCFRDRFHKIVKELTPCCEITFIQSEEGSGRGAALISAVACKMAACMLTQ, encoded by the exons ATGGATAAG GTTGATCAAATCCTGTCTGAGCTGAGGCTGCAGAAGGATGAGCTGAAAGAAATCATGAAGAGGATGCGGCGGGAGATGGACAGAGGCTTGCGTTTGGAAACGCACGAGGCGGCCAGTGTCAAAATGTTGCCCACTTATGTTTGCTCCACACCCGAAGGATCAG AGGTGGGCGACTTCTTGGCTCTGGACCTGGGGGGGACCAACTTCCGGGTGATGCTGGTCAAGGTGGGCGCTGACGAGGAGAGGAGTTGGAAGGTGGAGACCAAGAACCAGATGTATTCCATTCCTGAAGATGCCATGACGGGAACTGCGGAAATG TTATTTGACTACATAGCAGAGTGCATGTCAAACTTCTTGGACCAGCACAACATCAAGCACAAGAAGCTTCCTCTGGGTTTTACTTTCTCCTTTCCGGTGCGCCACGAGGACATCGACAAG GGAATCCTACTCAACTGGACCAAAGGTTTCAAGGCTTCTGGGGCTGAAGGGAACAATATCGTGGGCTTGCTCAGAGATGCTATCAAGAGGCGAGGG GACATCGAGATGGACGTGGTGGCCATGGTGAATGACACAGTGGCCACTATGATATCGTGCTACTACGAAGACCGAAGCTGCGAAGTGGGCATGATTGTCG GTACAGGTTGCAACGCTTGCTACATGGAGGAGATGAGGACAGTGGAGTTGGTGGAAGGCGAGGAGGGTCGCATGTGCGTCAACACGGAATGGGGGGCCTTCGGAGATAACGGCGAGCTGGAGGAGTTTAGGTTGGAGTATGACAGAGTGGTGGATGAGACCTCCATAAACCCTGGACACCAGCT CTTTGAGAAGCTGATTAGCGGCAAGTACATGGGTGAGCTGGTGAGGCTCGTCATGATGAAATTAGTCAACGAAAACCTGCTTTTCAACGGCGAGGCCTCGGAGATGTTGAAGATGCGCGGCAGCTTTGAGTCCAGACACGTCTCGCAGGTGGAAAG tgACTCGGGTGACAGGAAACACATCTACAATATTCTGTCATCCATGGGCGTGCGGCCGTCCGAATCGGACTGCGACATTGTGGGTCTGGTTTGCGAAAGCGTTTCAACTCGCTCGGCCCACATGTGCGGCGCCGGCCTCGCCAGCGTCATCAACCTGATGAGGGAGCGACGCGGCCTGGAGGACCTCAACATCACCGTGGGCGTGGACGGCTCCGTTTACAAGCTGCACCCTTG TTTTCGTGACAGGTTCCACAAGATAGTCAAAGAGCTGACACCATGTTGCGAGATCACTTTCATCCAGTCAGAGGAGGgaagcggtcggggggcggctctCATCTCAGCGGTGGCCTGCAAGATGGCCGCCTGCATGCTAACGCAGTGA
- the gck gene encoding hexokinase-4 isoform X3 — MPCVSSNPKQMVKTSSCVLDRHDVMVDQILSELRLQKDELKEIMKRMRREMDRGLRLETHEAASVKMLPTYVCSTPEGSEVGDFLALDLGGTNFRVMLVKVGADEERSWKVETKNQMYSIPEDAMTGTAEMLFDYIAECMSNFLDQHNIKHKKLPLGFTFSFPVRHEDIDKGILLNWTKGFKASGAEGNNIVGLLRDAIKRRGDIEMDVVAMVNDTVATMISCYYEDRSCEVGMIVGTGCNACYMEEMRTVELVEGEEGRMCVNTEWGAFGDNGELEEFRLEYDRVVDETSINPGHQLFEKLISGKYMGELVRLVMMKLVNENLLFNGEASEMLKMRGSFESRHVSQVESDSGDRKHIYNILSSMGVRPSESDCDIVGLVCESVSTRSAHMCGAGLASVINLMRERRGLEDLNITVGVDGSVYKLHPCFRDRFHKIVKELTPCCEITFIQSEEGSGRGAALISAVACKMAACMLTQ; from the exons ATGCCGTGCGTCAGCTCAAACCCAAAGCAGATGGTCAAAACGTCTAGTTGCGTACTTGATAGACATGACGTCATG GTTGATCAAATCCTGTCTGAGCTGAGGCTGCAGAAGGATGAGCTGAAAGAAATCATGAAGAGGATGCGGCGGGAGATGGACAGAGGCTTGCGTTTGGAAACGCACGAGGCGGCCAGTGTCAAAATGTTGCCCACTTATGTTTGCTCCACACCCGAAGGATCAG AGGTGGGCGACTTCTTGGCTCTGGACCTGGGGGGGACCAACTTCCGGGTGATGCTGGTCAAGGTGGGCGCTGACGAGGAGAGGAGTTGGAAGGTGGAGACCAAGAACCAGATGTATTCCATTCCTGAAGATGCCATGACGGGAACTGCGGAAATG TTATTTGACTACATAGCAGAGTGCATGTCAAACTTCTTGGACCAGCACAACATCAAGCACAAGAAGCTTCCTCTGGGTTTTACTTTCTCCTTTCCGGTGCGCCACGAGGACATCGACAAG GGAATCCTACTCAACTGGACCAAAGGTTTCAAGGCTTCTGGGGCTGAAGGGAACAATATCGTGGGCTTGCTCAGAGATGCTATCAAGAGGCGAGGG GACATCGAGATGGACGTGGTGGCCATGGTGAATGACACAGTGGCCACTATGATATCGTGCTACTACGAAGACCGAAGCTGCGAAGTGGGCATGATTGTCG GTACAGGTTGCAACGCTTGCTACATGGAGGAGATGAGGACAGTGGAGTTGGTGGAAGGCGAGGAGGGTCGCATGTGCGTCAACACGGAATGGGGGGCCTTCGGAGATAACGGCGAGCTGGAGGAGTTTAGGTTGGAGTATGACAGAGTGGTGGATGAGACCTCCATAAACCCTGGACACCAGCT CTTTGAGAAGCTGATTAGCGGCAAGTACATGGGTGAGCTGGTGAGGCTCGTCATGATGAAATTAGTCAACGAAAACCTGCTTTTCAACGGCGAGGCCTCGGAGATGTTGAAGATGCGCGGCAGCTTTGAGTCCAGACACGTCTCGCAGGTGGAAAG tgACTCGGGTGACAGGAAACACATCTACAATATTCTGTCATCCATGGGCGTGCGGCCGTCCGAATCGGACTGCGACATTGTGGGTCTGGTTTGCGAAAGCGTTTCAACTCGCTCGGCCCACATGTGCGGCGCCGGCCTCGCCAGCGTCATCAACCTGATGAGGGAGCGACGCGGCCTGGAGGACCTCAACATCACCGTGGGCGTGGACGGCTCCGTTTACAAGCTGCACCCTTG TTTTCGTGACAGGTTCCACAAGATAGTCAAAGAGCTGACACCATGTTGCGAGATCACTTTCATCCAGTCAGAGGAGGgaagcggtcggggggcggctctCATCTCAGCGGTGGCCTGCAAGATGGCCGCCTGCATGCTAACGCAGTGA
- the gck gene encoding hexokinase-4 isoform X1 — MRERSRFALWLQVDQILSELRLQKDELKEIMKRMRREMDRGLRLETHEAASVKMLPTYVCSTPEGSEVGDFLALDLGGTNFRVMLVKVGADEERSWKVETKNQMYSIPEDAMTGTAEMLFDYIAECMSNFLDQHNIKHKKLPLGFTFSFPVRHEDIDKGILLNWTKGFKASGAEGNNIVGLLRDAIKRRGDIEMDVVAMVNDTVATMISCYYEDRSCEVGMIVGTGCNACYMEEMRTVELVEGEEGRMCVNTEWGAFGDNGELEEFRLEYDRVVDETSINPGHQLFEKLISGKYMGELVRLVMMKLVNENLLFNGEASEMLKMRGSFESRHVSQVESDSGDRKHIYNILSSMGVRPSESDCDIVGLVCESVSTRSAHMCGAGLASVINLMRERRGLEDLNITVGVDGSVYKLHPCFRDRFHKIVKELTPCCEITFIQSEEGSGRGAALISAVACKMAACMLTQ; from the exons ATGAGGGAACGCTCTCGATTTGCTCTTTGGCTGCAGGTTGATCAAATCCTGTCTGAGCTGAGGCTGCAGAAGGATGAGCTGAAAGAAATCATGAAGAGGATGCGGCGGGAGATGGACAGAGGCTTGCGTTTGGAAACGCACGAGGCGGCCAGTGTCAAAATGTTGCCCACTTATGTTTGCTCCACACCCGAAGGATCAG AGGTGGGCGACTTCTTGGCTCTGGACCTGGGGGGGACCAACTTCCGGGTGATGCTGGTCAAGGTGGGCGCTGACGAGGAGAGGAGTTGGAAGGTGGAGACCAAGAACCAGATGTATTCCATTCCTGAAGATGCCATGACGGGAACTGCGGAAATG TTATTTGACTACATAGCAGAGTGCATGTCAAACTTCTTGGACCAGCACAACATCAAGCACAAGAAGCTTCCTCTGGGTTTTACTTTCTCCTTTCCGGTGCGCCACGAGGACATCGACAAG GGAATCCTACTCAACTGGACCAAAGGTTTCAAGGCTTCTGGGGCTGAAGGGAACAATATCGTGGGCTTGCTCAGAGATGCTATCAAGAGGCGAGGG GACATCGAGATGGACGTGGTGGCCATGGTGAATGACACAGTGGCCACTATGATATCGTGCTACTACGAAGACCGAAGCTGCGAAGTGGGCATGATTGTCG GTACAGGTTGCAACGCTTGCTACATGGAGGAGATGAGGACAGTGGAGTTGGTGGAAGGCGAGGAGGGTCGCATGTGCGTCAACACGGAATGGGGGGCCTTCGGAGATAACGGCGAGCTGGAGGAGTTTAGGTTGGAGTATGACAGAGTGGTGGATGAGACCTCCATAAACCCTGGACACCAGCT CTTTGAGAAGCTGATTAGCGGCAAGTACATGGGTGAGCTGGTGAGGCTCGTCATGATGAAATTAGTCAACGAAAACCTGCTTTTCAACGGCGAGGCCTCGGAGATGTTGAAGATGCGCGGCAGCTTTGAGTCCAGACACGTCTCGCAGGTGGAAAG tgACTCGGGTGACAGGAAACACATCTACAATATTCTGTCATCCATGGGCGTGCGGCCGTCCGAATCGGACTGCGACATTGTGGGTCTGGTTTGCGAAAGCGTTTCAACTCGCTCGGCCCACATGTGCGGCGCCGGCCTCGCCAGCGTCATCAACCTGATGAGGGAGCGACGCGGCCTGGAGGACCTCAACATCACCGTGGGCGTGGACGGCTCCGTTTACAAGCTGCACCCTTG TTTTCGTGACAGGTTCCACAAGATAGTCAAAGAGCTGACACCATGTTGCGAGATCACTTTCATCCAGTCAGAGGAGGgaagcggtcggggggcggctctCATCTCAGCGGTGGCCTGCAAGATGGCCGCCTGCATGCTAACGCAGTGA
- the myl7 gene encoding myosin regulatory light chain 2, atrial isoform — MASKKASNKRQRGAQKSCSNVFSMFEQSQIQEFKEAFGCIDQDRDGVIKKQDLKETYAQLGKLNAKEEELDEMLNEGKGPINFTVFLSLFGEKLNGTDPEDTILAAFKLFDPNATGFVNKEEFRRLLLNQADKFTPEEVDQAFALAPIDPTGNIDYKSLCYIITHGDEKEES, encoded by the exons ATG GCAAGCAAGAAAGCATCCAATAAGAGACAGAGAGGAGCACAGAAGTCTTGCTCCAATGTCTTCTCCATGTTTGAGCAGTCCCAGATACAAGAGTTCAAGGAG GCTTTTGGTTGCATTGACCAGGACAGAGATGGCGTGATTAAGAAACAAGACCTGAAGGAGACCTATGCACAACTGG GAAAGCTCAACGCGAAGGAAGAGGAGCTGGATGAGATGTTGAATGAGGGCAAAGGACCAATCAACTTCACTGTCTTCTTGTCCCTGTTTGGCGAGAAACTCAACG GGACCGATCCCGAAGACACCATCCTTGCTGCCTTTAAGCTATTTGATCCCAACGCGACAGGTTTTGTCAACAAGGAAGA atttcgacgattattgctGAACCAGGCGGATAAATTCACACCGGAGGAG GTGGACCAGGCTTTTGCGTTGGCTCCCATCGATCCGACGGGGAACATCGACTACAAGTCCCTCTGCTACATCATCACACACGGAGatgagaaggaagaatcctGA
- the agpat9l gene encoding glycerol-3-phosphate acyltransferase 3-like: MDDFWTVVVWAGRIWLCLIVSLIMIPAMFGFSLGISETYMNILVKTLEWATRKIQKATSEEHALKASASSALIQREDGSMEKELEELRRSRPKPSEGGDFTLSDCFYFTRRGIESIVEDEVTQRFTSEELLSWNLLTRTNNDFQYISLRLTLVYGLGIFVRYCILAPLRITLACIGLSWLVIGTSAVGLLPNWRIKFWLSEWVHVMCYRICARGLSAAIRYHNRENIPRKGGICVANHTSPIDIVILCNDACYAMVGQVHGGLMGVVQRAMVRSCPHVWFERAEMKDRHLVTKRLKDHVNDKTKLPILIFPEGTCVNNTSVMMFKKGSFEIGATIYPVAIKYDPKFGDAFWNSSKYSMVSYLLRMMTSWALVCNVWYLPAMQQKEGEDAVQFANRVKSAIAHQGGLVDLQWDGGLKRAKVKESFKEQQQKQYSHMVVGDDSSSNSD; the protein is encoded by the exons ATGGATGACTTCTGGACTGTGGTGGTTTGGGCTGGGAGAATCTGGCTGTGCCTGATTGTCAGCCTCATCATGATCCCTGCCATGTTTGGCTTCTCACTGGGCATCTCCGAGACCTACATGAACATCCTGGTGAAAACATTGGAG TGGGCCACGCGAAAGATACAGAAGGCAACCAGTGAAGAACACGCACTCAAAGCATCTGCATCCAGTG ctCTCATCCAGAGGGAAGATGGCTCCATGGAGAAAGAGTTAGAGGAACTAAGACGAAGTCGCCCCAAACCTTCAGAAGGTGGCGATTTTACGCTTAGCGACTGTTTCTATTTTACCCGCCGAGGAATTGAGAGCATCGTAGAGGATGAG GTGACCCAGCGCTTCACTTCAGAGGAGCTGCTCTCTTGGAACCTTCTGACCCGCACTAACAATGACTTCCAGTACATCAGTCTGAGGCTGACGCTGGTCTATGGACttggcatttttgtccgatactGCATTCTCGCACCTctcag GATAACGCTGGCCTGCATTGGCCTCAGCTGGCTGGTCATCGGAACATCTGCAGTGGGGTTGCTCCCCAACTGGAG GATCAAGTTCTGGCTCAGCGAGTGGGTCCACGTCATGTGCTATAGGATCTGTGCCCGGGGCCTCTCCGCTGCCATCCGCTATCACAACAG GGAAAATATACCCCGAAAAGGAGGCATCTGTGTGGCCAATCACACCAGCCCCATTGACATCGTGATACTCTGCAACGATGCCTGCTATGCCATG GTGGGCCAGGTGCACGGCGGTCTCATGGGGGTGGTCCAGCGGGCCATGGTGCGATCCTGTCCTCACGTGTGGTTTGAGCGAGCTGAAATGAAAGATCGCCATCTGGTGACCAAGAG GTTGAAAGATCACGTCAATGACAAGACAAAGCTCCCTATATTGATCTTTCCAGAAG GAACCTGCGTCAACAACACGTCAGTCATGATGTTTAAGAAGGGCAGTTTTGAAATTGGAGCCACAATTTACCCCGTTGCCATTAAG TATGACCCCAAGTTTGGAGATGCCTTCTGGAACAGTTCCAAGTACAGCATGGTGAGCTACCTGCTGAGAATGATGACCAGCTGGGCTCTCGTCTGCAATGTCTGGTATCTCCCGGCAATGCAACAGAAG GAGGGGGAAGATGCCGTCCAGTTTGCCAACAGAGTCAAGTCAGCCATCGCTCACCAGGGAGGACTAGTGGACCTGCAGTG GGACGGAGGCTTGAAGCGAGCCAAGGTGAAGGAGTCGTtcaaggagcagcagcagaagcagtaCAGCCACATGGTGGTGGGAGACGACAGCAGCAGTAACAGCGACTGA